CGTCGCCGTACCTCGCCGCCTCCTGCGCGCCGACGTCGAGCGCCTCCCGCACCGAGCTGACGTCCCCTCGTATGACGCTTGCCGTGAGGAAGTACCCGACCTTGTAGTTGCCCTCGAACGTCACGGAAGCGGTCTTCAGCATCCGATCCATCGCCTTGACGAGCCCGACCGTGGTTCGTGTCTCCAGCAGCCCCATCGCCTCGCCCGAGGCTTCCGCCTTCGCGCTGAACGTCCCGCCGAAGCACGCAAGAACCTGTTCATCGGCGCTCGAGACGACATGCGCCGCGACGGACCCCCCAACGTCCTCAGAGATCGCCCTACCCGCCTCGACCGACTCGCGGACATCGTCAACGCTGCCCGTCGCCAGGGCGACGATGCGACCGCCGCTGCCGATGGAGAACCGCCGGAGCCCGATATCAGCGACCTTCACCATCGCGTCTGTCCCGGCGACGCACGCGGCATACCCCGTCGTCTCTAGCACGCCGAGAGCGCCGACGCGCTCCGGTTCCCCGGCCAGTCGCCCGGGCAGCATCCCGTCGACGCCCGCGTGGGGTCTTGGCAGAACCGCTGATGCGTAGACCGTCCCGACGGGCTCAACGGCGCGTCTGCCTGCGTCGATCGCCGTCCGAACCGCCGATACGTCGCCCCGGACCGCCAGGTGGCACAACGCCCCGCCGATGAACGCCCAGCCGGTCAGCTCGACATCGGCGGACTTGGCGACGGCGTCCGCTCCGACGATCAGCGGCGCGACGCCCTGCGTCTCCAGGAGCCCGAGCGCGCGTCCATCGTCTGACGGCTCGACGTTTGCCGCGAGATGCGGCATCGCATCGGACGCCGTTCGGTCAGGACCGGCGATGGTCTCTGTGCGGATCAGCTCACCATGCGACCCGACGGCCTCGGTCCCAGCGCGGATCGCCGTCCCGATGGCGTCGACATCACCCTCGACGACCGCCGTCACCCAGCCTGAACCAATGCCATGCCGACCGACGAGCCGGACGCCAGCGGCTTTCAGCATGGCGTCTACGGCGGACACCAGCGCCGACATGCCGCGCGTTTCGACGACTCCCAACGCCCTCCCTTGGGTTGCCGTCATACGCCGCTCCCTCCGCCCGGTCGCTTGCCAAAGGCTCGGAGCACGTCTGGAACCGGCTGAGGCAGAATCGCCGAGCACAGGAAGTGCGGATAGTCGGCGAGTATGGTTCGGGCGACCTGCATCGCTTCCTCGACGGCGTCGACTGCGCCGCGATACAGCGAGCACACGACACGGTTCGCCACGGTGAG
The sequence above is a segment of the Candidatus Poribacteria bacterium genome. Coding sequences within it:
- a CDS encoding BMC domain-containing protein; the protein is MTATQGRALGVVETRGMSALVSAVDAMLKAAGVRLVGRHGIGSGWVTAVVEGDVDAIGTAIRAGTEAVGSHGELIRTETIAGPDRTASDAMPHLAANVEPSDDGRALGLLETQGVAPLIVGADAVAKSADVELTGWAFIGGALCHLAVRGDVSAVRTAIDAGRRAVEPVGTVYASAVLPRPHAGVDGMLPGRLAGEPERVGALGVLETTGYAACVAGTDAMVKVADIGLRRFSIGSGGRIVALATGSVDDVRESVEAGRAISEDVGGSVAAHVVSSADEQVLACFGGTFSAKAEASGEAMGLLETRTTVGLVKAMDRMLKTASVTFEGNYKVGYFLTASVIRGDVSSVREALDVGAQEAARYGDVAGVHMIPHPYGALEERLPHR